The DNA region atctctaggagacagaaatTGTCTCCTTCCTGTGCagtatgatgactgtgtggtcccatggtgtttaaacttgcttgctattgtttttacagatgaatgttgtaccttcaggcatttgcaaattgctccctaggatgaaccagatttgtggaggtgcacaattgttttctgaggtcttgactgatttgttttgattttcccatgatgtcaagcaaagaggcactgagtttgaaggtaggccttaaaatacatccacaggtacacctctaattcagtacacctcctatcagaagctaattggtagTTTGATGGTAgtcttaaaaacaatattttattattttatttcttaattcaatgttttttattttatgcaaaatgGCCAAATTATTTTCTAAGAATGACTTCATGAAACAAGTCATATCAACTATTTAGAAACAAATAGGTGGTATAAAGTCAGCAGGACACTTTTAATTTGGATCATTTTAATTAGTGTACCTTTGAATCTACACATTATAGACATAGTACAAACAATATCCAACATTTCACAAATTAACTGcattgaaaaacatcttaagaagttaaaactagatttttcagaatattttatGTCTCATAATTTCCTGTAGAATCAGCAGCACACTCTATTcaacacattaaaggaataaatGAAACAACACATTAAATTACACATCTCAGCTTGATCGATTTGTTGTGAACAATTCATACAGTACAAATACTGGCAAGAACAAAAACCTGATTAAATCCACACGATGAACAAGTGTTCACCCTGAGAACTGTGGATGAAGCTTCTTCATATGATTCTTTAGATGACTTGATTGgatgaaactcttcccacatggaGGGCACTggtacggtttctctccagtgtggatcttttcatgtcttttcagGTGAGATGACAGAGTGAATCTCTtgtcacagtgtgaacacttgtaaggtttttctccagtgtggattctcaTGTGCTCTTTCAAACTACCAGCTGTGGTAAAAGTCTTTTCACACTGAAAGCACACATGATCTTTTACACCGGTGTGTGTTTTCTGGTGCTGTTTCAAACCGTCCCGCATTGCAAAATTCTTTCCACAATCAGAACACACATATGGCTTCTCATTTGTATGAACTTTCAGGTGTTTCTTCAGGGCTGATTCAAGAATAAAATTTTTACCACACTGATCACAGTTATATGGTCTTTCTCCAGTGTGAGAGAGCAGATGATCACGGAGATATTTTGACAgaacaaaactctttccacactgaacacATATGTGCGGCTTCTCTCCGGTGTGGATTCTCATGTGGTTTTTAAGACTTTTTCGACATCTGAATCTTTTTCCACACAGATCACAGGTGTATGgattctctccagtgtgaactctcatgtgtccATCGAGTGCTCCTttttgtgcaaaactctttccacactgattgcaagtgtacggtttctctccagtgtgcatTCTCATGTGAATCGTAAGggattgtttttgtgtgaaactctttccacactgatggcaagtGTGCGGCTTCTCTCCAGAGTGCATTCTCATGTGAATCGTAAGGGAATGTTTTTGAGCAAAACTATTTCCACACAGATCACATGTGTGCGGCTTCTTTTCAGcgtgaattattttgtgtttcttaaGGATTGCTTtacatgtgaaactctttccacactgatcacacgTGTATGGCTTTACTCCATTATGAATAATTATGtgtgtcttaaagttgtttttatcagcaaaacattttccacacttatcacatatgtaaggctttactccagtatgaattcttttgtgcgtcttaaagttgtttttatgtgcaaaactctttccgcAGTGATCACATgtgtacggtttctctccagtgtggattctcaTGTGTTCCTTAAGGTGTCTTTTAcatctgaaactctttccacactgatcacatttgtatggtttctctccagtatgaactctcatgtgttcTTTAAGGTGTCCTGTAcgtatgaaactctttccacactgactgCAGGTTAAATAGTTTTTGGCTTCTGCTCTGTCAGTATTTTTCTGTGTGAACTTGTTTTCAGTCTGTGAAAGTATTTCCAGCTCTTGACTTTCCTCCTTCAATTCCATCAGGTCTACAATGAAATcatcaaacattttatttgaatggatacaaatgaaaaaaacacaaaagtgaaGCAACACATTCATGTAATCTACTTTCATACTACTGTTGATGTGCTAATCctcttattttaatataaaatctgGATATTTGTTATTTGACAGTTCAGATAACAACCACCAAATATGAGACCTTAATGTATCTCAGAATCATTAATGAAGAATCAAGAATGAACACCAACCTATtagttcctcagtatcttcatgtttAATTCTGCAGACTTCTGGATCACTCATGATCTCACTCTCCTCTTTCACAAACTCCATCATTCAGATCTTTTCTTGTAGACTGATGggaatatttacagcatttatcagtGTATTATTCTATTATTGTTTTAGCGCatacttaacccttgtgcgaccttctggacatttttgtcttttcattttagttttttctataATTTTTGCTTTGTTGAAGTCAACCGGATAATTTTTGCCAAAGaggtgtatttttgggggaattatgATATTTCatcctcagttcctataatacatctataatatacTGTGTggagccatggccaaaagtactgACACtgacataaattgtgttttttaaagtttgctgcttcagtatttgtagataatttaacATGtatctatggtatactggaaaacaatgataagtgtttcataagttttaaaggcttttattggcaaaaacaatatttacagtgttgtcccttgttcttcataacctctgcaattcactctggcatgctggatatcagctactgggtcaaatcctgactgatggcgatccattcttgacttattagtgctcagagttgatcacagtTTGTGGGCTTcggtttgtccactcgccttttgaggattgaccacaggttctctttgggattaagatccagggatttgcctggccacggatccaaaatttcaatgtaatgatctccgagccacttcattatcactcttgccttgtgacatggtgctccatcatgctggaaaatgcacggatcatcaccaaattgctcctggatcattgggagaagttgctcttgcaggacattttgacaccattctttattcatggcagtgtttttgtgcagAATTGTTAGaaagcccactccctgtgatgaagagcaaccccacacatggatggtctcgggATGCattgttggcacgacacaggactcatggtagtgttcatcttttcttctccggactatcgattttccagatgtcccaaacagtcggaaggggacttcattagagaaaataactttgcaccagtcttctgctgtccaatccttgtacttcctgcagaatttcagtctgtccttgatgtttttcttggagagaagtggcgtctttgctgcccttcttgacaccaggccattgcccaaaagtcttcgcctcactgtgcgagcagatgcactcacaccaccCTGCTACCAAAATTGgagctctgcactggtgctgACACTATTCCATAGCCAACTCCTCAGGAGGATACGGTCCTGGCGTTTGCTGGACAcactgggacatcctgaagccttcttcatgGCAGTTGATcatctctccttgaagttcttgatgatccggtaaatggttctttcaggtgcaatattctttgcagcaatttttccttgcatgtgaggccattttgatgcaaagtgatgatggctgcacgtctatttagaggtaaccattgataacaagaACAAAATGATTGGAAGCATTTCTTTCCTCCTTTtctagcaatcagtctgctcttataatctgaTCAGAATGATATACAATatttcacaaaagtgagtacacccctcacatatttgtaaatatctttTCATgcgacaacactgaagaaatgacacttttctaCAATGTGAAGTAgcgagtgtacagcttgtataacagtgtacatttgctgtcccctaaaaataactcaacacacagccattaacgtctaaaccgctggcaacaaaagtgtgtacacccctaagtgaaaatgtccaaattgggcccaattatccattttccctccccggtgtcatcgctctcacac from Xyrauchen texanus isolate HMW12.3.18 chromosome 50, RBS_HiC_50CHRs, whole genome shotgun sequence includes:
- the LOC127641357 gene encoding gastrula zinc finger protein XlCGF57.1-like isoform X3; this encodes MMEFVKEESEIMSDPEVCRIKHEDTEELIDLMELKEESQELEILSQTENKFTQKNTDRAEAKNYLTCSQCGKSFIRTGHLKEHMRVHTGEKPYKCDQCGKSFRCKRHLKEHMRIHTGEKPYTCDHCGKSFAHKNNFKTHKRIHTGVKPYICDKCGKCFADKNNFKTHIIIHNGVKPYTCDQCGKSFTCKAILKKHKIIHAEKKPHTCDLCGNSFAQKHSLTIHMRMHSGEKPHTCHQCGKSFTQKQSLTIHMRMHTGEKPYTCNQCGKSFAQKGALDGHMRVHTGENPYTCDLCGKRFRCRKSLKNHMRIHTGEKPHICVQCGKSFVLSKYLRDHLLSHTGERPYNCDQCGKNFILESALKKHLKVHTNEKPYVCSDCGKNFAMRDGLKQHQKTHTGVKDHVCFQCEKTFTTAGSLKEHMRIHTGEKPYKCSHCDKRFTLSSHLKRHEKIHTGEKPYQCPPCGKSFIQSSHLKNHMKKLHPQFSG